From Micromonospora echinospora, one genomic window encodes:
- a CDS encoding GNAT family N-acetyltransferase has translation MSAPSIAGVTFRLAESAADRAAVLRLRDAVYVQDQARLHDATDTEETFDRFDPYAHYILALDDGEPVGTVKVIPDQEAGLPCEDVVDLSALRPGNRLVEFGHLMTLPAIRSRSVGLALMREALVHSVRRFGATHVVGDFFVDENSGQLRDFYLEIGFVALGEPYLDERFAGGPLSLVAYLDVPDAVARSRTPEGRRSRLLQYFFADYHAYASAR, from the coding sequence GTGAGCGCCCCGTCGATCGCCGGGGTCACGTTCCGGCTCGCCGAGTCGGCGGCGGACCGGGCGGCGGTGCTGCGGCTGCGCGACGCGGTCTACGTCCAGGACCAGGCACGACTGCACGACGCCACCGACACGGAGGAGACCTTCGACCGCTTCGACCCGTACGCCCACTACATCCTCGCGCTCGACGACGGGGAGCCGGTCGGCACCGTCAAGGTCATCCCCGACCAGGAGGCCGGGCTGCCCTGCGAGGACGTGGTCGACCTGAGCGCGCTGCGGCCGGGCAACCGGCTGGTCGAGTTCGGCCACCTGATGACCCTGCCGGCGATCCGCAGCCGCTCGGTCGGGCTCGCGCTGATGCGCGAGGCGCTGGTGCACAGCGTCCGGCGCTTCGGCGCGACCCACGTCGTCGGGGACTTCTTCGTCGACGAGAACTCCGGCCAACTGCGGGACTTCTACCTGGAGATCGGGTTCGTGGCGCTCGGGGAGCCGTACCTCGACGAGCGGTTCGCCGGTGGGCCGCTGAGCCTGGTGGCCTACCTGGACGTGCCGGACGCGGTGGCCCGGTCCCGCACGCCGGAGGGGCGGCGCAGTCGCCTGTTGCAGTACTTCTTCGCCGACTACCACGCGTACGCCAGTGCCCGGTGA